The genomic segment GGCTCGCGCTTCTGGGCCTTTGGGATCATGACGGGGCTGAAAGATGAGAGTGGCAAGTTCCGCGGCTGGGTGAAGATCCTGCGAGACTTTACCGAGCGGAAACGCTACGAGGGGCGGCTGGAGCGTGCGGTCGCCGAGACCAACCACCGGGTTAAGAACAGCCTGCAGGTCGCGTGTGCCCTCATTGAGATGCATACCCTGGGACACGAGCACGAGGGGGCGGTTCCTCTCACCAGTGTCAAGGGGGTTACCAACCACTTGAAGGCTATGGTCTCCATTCAGGAGCTGCTGACACAGGAGGTGAAGATCGATGCGGGCGCGACACACCTTTCCGCGAAAGTGATGCTCGAAAAACTCCTTTCCCTTGTACAGCGCTCTGTCGGTGAGAAACAGATAACGTACCAAACCGACGAATTTCGCCTTCCGGTGAAGCTCCTCAACTCGCTCGCCATTCTCGTCAATGAGCTTATCGCCAACGCTGTGAAGCATGGCCAAGGGACAATTCATCTGAGCCTGATGGTCGAGAGTGAAGGGCGAGAGGCACGTCTTGAAGTCAACGATAACGGCCCAGGGTTCCCGGAAGGCTTCAATCCCCATCACGCAGCAAACACCGGACTAGAGCTTATAGAAGGTGTTATCCAGTACGATCTCATGGGGCAAGTGAGCTATGGGAGTAGCCCAAGCGGCGGTGGGCAGGTTGTCGTCACCTTTCCAATTCCAAGCGAGTAGAATAAACTGGACAAAAGCGCGATGGCGTCCCACGGGGCGAAGTTTACTGCGAGCAGGGCGCATACTGCGGATCAGATACCCAAG from the Armatimonas rosea genome contains:
- a CDS encoding sensor histidine kinase, producing MPRSNAVHKNPLSPSEAAYSPQAQELFQLLIENVVDYAIFTLDIESNITSWNIGAERILGYTEAEALGQPVSIIFTPEDREKGADKAELWQAVQTGRAEDEREHIKKDGSRFWAFGIMTGLKDESGKFRGWVKILRDFTERKRYEGRLERAVAETNHRVKNSLQVACALIEMHTLGHEHEGAVPLTSVKGVTNHLKAMVSIQELLTQEVKIDAGATHLSAKVMLEKLLSLVQRSVGEKQITYQTDEFRLPVKLLNSLAILVNELIANAVKHGQGTIHLSLMVESEGREARLEVNDNGPGFPEGFNPHHAANTGLELIEGVIQYDLMGQVSYGSSPSGGGQVVVTFPIPSE